The following proteins come from a genomic window of Sorghum bicolor cultivar BTx623 chromosome 3, Sorghum_bicolor_NCBIv3, whole genome shotgun sequence:
- the LOC8058257 gene encoding isoflavone reductase homolog IRL has protein sequence MASEKSRILVVGGTGYLGRHVVAASARLGHPTLALVRDTAPSDPAKAALLKSFQDTGVTLLKGDLYDQASLASAVKAADVVISTLGKMQIADQARLIDAIKEAGNVKRFFPSEFGLDVDRTGIVEPGKSVLSGKVGIRRATEAAGIPYTYAVAGYFAGYGLPNIGQLLAPGPPTDEAVVLGDGDTKVVFVDEADIGTYTVLAAGDPRAENKTLYIKPPSNTLSHNQLLSLWERKTGKTFRREYVPEEAVLKQIQESPIPLSIILAIGHAGYVRGEQAGFEIDPAMGVDASELYPDVKYTTVDEYLNRFV, from the exons ATGGCGTCGGAGAAGAGCAGGATCCTGGTGGTCGGCGGGACGGGGTACCTGGGCAGGCATGTCGTGGCGGCGAGCGCGAGGCTCGGCCACCCCACCTTGGCGCTGGTCAGGGACACCGCCCCCTCCGACCCGGCCAAGGCGGCGCTGCTCAAGAGCTTCCAGGACACCGGCGTGACGCTCCTCAAGGGCGACCTGTACGACCAGGCTAGCCTGGCGAGCGCCGTCAAGGCTGCCGACGTGGTCATCTCCACGCTCGGGAAGATGCAGATCGCCGACCAGGCAAGGCTCATCGATGCCATCAAGGAGGCCGGCAACGTCAAG CGGTTCTTCCCGTCGGAGTTCGGCCTGGACGTGGACCGCACGGGCATCGTGGAGCCGGGCAAGTCCGTCCTAAGCGGCAAGGTGGGCATCCGCCGGGCCACCGAGGCCGCGGGCATCCCCTACACCTACGCCGTGGCCGGCTACTTCGCGGGCTACGGGCTCCCCAACATCGGGCAGCTCCTCGCCCCCGGCCCGCCCACGGACGAGGCAGTCGTCCTCGGCGACGGCGACACCAAGGTGgtgttcgtcgacgaggcggacATCGGGACCTACACGGTGCTGGCAGCCGGCGACCCGCGCGCCGAGAACAAGACGCTGTACATCAAGCCGCCGTCCAACACGCTGTCGCACAACCAGCTGCTCTCGCTGTGGGAGAGGAAGACCGGCAAGACGTTCCGGCGGGAGTACGTGCCCGAGGAAGCCGTGCTCAAGCAGATCCAAG AGTCGCCGATCCCGCTGAGCATCATCCTGGCGATCGGGCACGCGGGGTACGTGCGTGGGGAGCAGGCCGGCTTCGAGATCGACCCGGCCATGGGGGTGGACGCCAGCGAGCTGTACCCGGACGTCAAGTACACCACCGTCGATGAGTACCTCAACCGCTTCGTCTGA
- the LOC8054965 gene encoding uncharacterized protein LOC8054965, with protein MSGAQGAHPVGQTTPTTYESVGGGENRTRTDLRSREDQGAIQIEKVQDKVDDAAGRGVDHRTFGAKKERPDDSADAGATGTGGTAA; from the coding sequence ATGTCGGGAGCACAGGGCGCGCACCCGGTGGGGCAGACGACGCCGACGACGTACGAGTCGGTGGGCGGCGGGGAGAACCGCACGCGCACGGACCTGCGGTCGCGGGAGGACCAGGGCGCCATCCAGATCGAGAAGGTGCAGGACAAGGTCGACGACGCCGCGGGCCGTGGAGTGGACCACCGCACCTTCGGCGCCAAGAAGGAGCGCCCCGACGACAGCGCCGATGCCGGGGCAACCGGCACCGGCGGCACTGCCGCGTGA